The nucleotide sequence atcctTAAGATGCCGGAgtagcaaaaataaaatcatttaggAGAGGAGGAGTTTTGAAACCGGGACGTATGGACAAAAACTCAACATCTTATCCATTAGAATATTAGACCACATACCTGTAAATCCCATGTATTTCTCATTCTCAACCATATTGCATTGATATTTCTCGTATAAATTTATTCGAGCTTCAAAAAATATTCTGTAAAGTGTTACGGGAACTTTCATCCCATAGTAACATTTTCTCCAAAATACTTGCAGATAAATTCCAGAGCATGTCTCGAGCTCAAAGGTCCAACATGAAACATAATAACCCTTCTAGGGTCATTTTACTCATTTCAGATAGAATGGGGCGAAATTAATAGAAAATTACGAACGGGTCATAAGATCCATACATTTACTTCCCATATAGACTATATACCATTTTGTTTCTTTACAAACGATAATATATATACTAAATTCATTTAAACTATAAGAAATAAGAAGAGTTTAGAATCAAGTTTGTGCTATTCTCACACCCCTTTATCCTTACAGACACCTCTTATTTCTTTTGTCCTTCATTTCACTCGATGTACCACATAATTGAGAAGAatatataaaaagtaaaatgatgagtgtggatagcaccaccctaaAATCAATGCGCACAGAGTTAATGAGAAAAGCATATATTTTACCAAGGCAATTAAATAAGATTTGTCATCCCGCATTCCAAATGTGAAACAAATACTGTAAAGAATCCTACAAGCATAAGAAAATGGaggcaacaaaaagaaaagtcagAGAACGTAGACAATCCAAGTACACAgatcaaattaagaaaatggaggcaacaaaaagaaaagttagAGAACGTAGACAATCCAAGTACAGAGATCAAattcatttagtactacggtttatcaatattcttctttatttgtaaatgagaggtcctAAGTTCAATTCTCACTAAATAagaatttaaatcatattattgctaaaccattgtgaggctaagtcatcatctccctttagtgtaatatcgtttattaggaaaagaaaaaaaaaaaggtacgcAAAGCAAAGGAAGGGAATCCACGTACACACCACACCCAAAGTCTCCTGCCTGGCGGTTCTGCACCAAAACCGTAGCCCATGAATTCCCGAACAAAACATCCCAATAGATACAAATCGACAACAAAAATCCAAAAGCCATAAGAAACCCACATCATTAAAATCATCCTTAATTCGGTTCTGCTAATCATACGATAATGGCGCTGGAGACGGTGAAGGAGGACGAAGAAGTTTACAGGTGGAGAGAAGTACAGCTGCTTCAAATCGCAGAGCTGGAGAGAGAGGAGCTTGTGAGAAGGCGAGGCCGTGACATTGTCATAGCTGTGGATCATGGGCCCAACAGCAAGCACGCTTTTGATTGGGCTCTCATCCATTTCTGCAGGCTCGCGGATACCATCCATCTTGTTCATGCCGTTTCGAGttaattcatttcttcatttgcAAGCTTTCTTGATATTGTTCtgtatttttacatttttacatttttttttatttttttttatgttagtATTCAATTTGAATCTGAATTACACACCTTGAGTGTTAAATCTTTTGTATAATTATTGTGGTGAAGAGGTTTTTCCGTGAGACAGGTCCTATGAGACTTTGTTCTAACAATGGGGTGGGAGGCGTGTTCGTGGGTTCCACCCCGTTGTTTCAAGGAGAGTATCGAGAGAGTTCATAGGACGTGTCATATTAAagatttgttttttattcaacCGTAGATGCATATGAGTCTCATGTTATATGTTTGTTCCTATCATGCAGTACCTAGACGGTTATCTTGAGCTAAactcttcttatttttttcgTGATTAGATGTGAAAAGCGAGATTGTTTACAATGCAAGTGAGGGGCTTATGCAGAAGCTTGCTATGGAGGCATTTGAAGTTGCCATGGTGAGTCTAATAAGGGTTGTACTTGGCGCAAGCGTAACTTAATGCCCTTTCAATCATGTGTGGAACATTAGCCATGTCTAATTTTACATGTCAACTGTTGATGATCTAATTTGGGGCATCCAAAATTGCACATAAAATTGCACTTAAACAACTTTTGGCCATTGCAATTTCTCAAGTAAAGTTGGCATGATGAGTAGTCATTTGCAGCATCAAATAAATGAGTTCCATTATTTGCCTACACTCTTGAATAAGCGTAATCTAGTCGAATTAATTGGATAATGCCGAAATAgcatcataacagtaataatGGATACCCCAATGCAGCTTGAACTGTTTTTATCGGCAAATGTTGACTTGCCAAACTGTCTGAGAACATAAAATGTGTGGTTACCACATACTATGAATCTGAGCTATCGATTAATGCCTGATTTTTATATTCATATTCTGGTAATATAAACATCTGACAATACAGATTTGTCAAGATAACGTATTTACTGTTATTCTATAGGTAAATAATGTGGACAATTATGAGAACCAACTGTAAGTTATTTTCTTGCATTTGGAATTTCTCACatccaaaattttaaacaataTTATGGAAGTAGGTAAGGACTAGTGCCCGGATTGTGGAAGGGGATCCTGGTAAGGTAATTTGCAAGGAAGCAGAACGAGTAAAGCCAGCAGCTGTGATCCTAGGTACCAGAGGCAGAGGATTCATTCAAAGGtacccttcctctctctctctctctctctctctctctctctctctctctctctctctctctctctcacacacacacacacacacacacacacacacataattcATTTACTCACTTTATTGCTGGGATTTCTTCAGTGTACTACAAGGAAGTGTGAGTGAGTATTGCATGCGCAACTGTAAATCAGCTCCGGTTGTAATCGTTCCAGGAAAAGGTATTATTTTCCATCTTATATGTGAATGGAACCAGCTTAAAGTCGATTGCACATAACTTTCTTTTGAAACATAAATATTTGTATCTTGAATTGGCAGAAGCTGGAGATGAGTCGATGATCTAGCTAGCGGAGCTCATGGTATGTATAGAACAGTTTGGCCCTTGATTACTGCTGTGCAATTTCTTTTAGTACCTTGCTGGATTATCTGGACGTAGTAGTTGGAACTTGGTATGGTTGTAAGACTAAGAATCAATTGGCCAAGTCCTACCGTAAATGGTTATTCGGATGAAATGGtcaaaatttagaaaaagaTATGTGGGCTGAAAAGTATATTTCATTGATACATGAATAAGAATATATACAATTACATTCTTTGCACAACAACGTATTAGCCCTACAAGTTAGGAATACAACTACAATTAGGATTACAATCCCCCTCAAGTTGTTTCTACTTgtctaacactccccctcaactTGGAGAGTGGATGTCAAGAACTCCCAACTCGCGTAACATAGTCGAAAACTTTTCCTTCCCGAGAGGCTTGGTGAACAAATCCGCCAATTGGTGTGCCGTACCAACATACTTGGTTTCTATAGTGCCATCTGCAATCTTATATCGTATAAAGTGACAATCCATCTCAATGTGACGAGTTTGCTCATGAAAAACAGGATTAGTGGCTATATGTAACGCTGcttgattatcacaaaataaaacgGAAGGACCATCTAAAGGAATGTTCAAATCCTTCAACAAAAACTGAAGCCAAATTAACTCATAAGCACCTGCCAtagctgataggagcatatttatgcgacttagttagcttggtCTCGTGCGTTTTcgtagttagtttgtgtttattatagtgatttaagctattttcgtgtgtgtgtttgtctgtcacaaaacacattgtttctagaaaccctacaaAAGTGGCACCTATTCCCTTCTAGAGGGcttttgccttgccttgcaagccATTCCCTTTCCCTCCAATGTGTGCCGCACCCTTCCTCATCCAATTCCTATTGGATTCTGATTTAGTtggcctttttccttgtggatttgggttatgcaAATCCTTTTCAGAAATTAATTGGGCCAAACCTTGTTCTTAGTGGATTtaaacacctttgccgcaccctaggGCCCTAATTCTCTTAATGTGCTAATTCACCCTAGGGTTTGGCCGaacctatatatacatattttcagCCACAATTTCGTCCACCACCCTTCTACCATTCAGAAACATATCTTGCCGCACCCTATACACCCTTCTACAACCTGTGCTGCAACTTTGGAGAAGAAGATACCCTTGTcgtgccttccattgatgaaggaaGACCTTGTGCACAAGCCACCTGCATCCTTGGTagttctaagagttctttcttccctcgttttaATTGCTTTTTAATTTCTGTGAACATGTGAAATATAAATTCCACGTTGGGATCAAGAAACCTCAAtacccaaaaaatattttaaatcaccAAGGTCTTTTATCCGAAAATGATCACGGAGAATAGAGTTCAAATAATCAATGGCACTAACGTTGTTGCCTGTAATcacaatatcatccacataaatgaGTAAGGCTGTGAAAGAAGTATCGAACTTTCTGGTGAATAGTGAATTGTCAGCTTTGGATTGTTGAAAACTAGTGAAAAGAATGGCACTAGTGAATTTGGAAAACCATTGGCGAGAAGCCTGCTTGAGACCATTAAGGGACTTGTGAAGGCA is from Malus sylvestris chromosome 5, drMalSylv7.2, whole genome shotgun sequence and encodes:
- the LOC126623765 gene encoding uncharacterized protein LOC126623765; the protein is MALETVKEDEEVYRWREVQLLQIAELEREELVRRRGRDIVIAVDHGPNSKHAFDWALIHFCRLADTIHLVHAVSNVKSEIVYNASEGLMQKLAMEAFEVAMVRTSARIVEGDPGKVICKEAERVKPAAVILGTRGRGFIQSVLQGSVSEYCMRNCKSAPVVIVPGKEAGDESMI